One Tolypothrix bouteillei VB521301 DNA window includes the following coding sequences:
- a CDS encoding filamentous hemagglutinin N-terminal domain-containing protein: MKAASVRLSCVKRIITTGVLLPLGIMFPDIRYVNAQVSSDGTLNTSVSQSGDRFIITNGSATGSNLFHSFRQFSVPTGGSATFDLANTPNISTIFSRVTSGSISQIDGLIETINGNRPVSLFLINPSGIVFGANAKLNISGSFIGTTATSIQFADGVELKATEAMTPPILTVSVPIGLQFGPNSGAISVQNASPSLSESSSGIGVMPGKTLALLGNGIDLAGGILKTVDGSIELGSVRSGQVNLQEASVGWAFDYSNVGEGLSDLHLSEQAQVSGLGFGSSAIQMHGRNISIVEGSAVTTQNLGSRSSDRIAIHATELFSLEGTNPQGTIRSQVASSALGLGKGGDISVLTRQLLLRGGAQIATQSVSSGQGGNILVRAVEFISANGLNPVNPLESTSIATTSAGSGKAGNVTVSTQKLMVANGAGIGSLTSSTADSGDVQIDASDSIDVSGINNITFLPTFVASSTIGYGSAGNLSISTAQLTVRDGGLVSSLTSAIGNAGNVKIIASDFIDVNGASPNNFVHSSIGSSAIRLESIDPVTRATYNLPEIPNGNAGGVVLVTPQLRVKDGSEVGVRNDGTGNAGNFEIYADSIVLNNRGGISAATQSGTGGNLLLNARQLLLIDGNSKISVEAKGTGDGGNIAINAPVVVGFNNSDIVANAIQGRGGNIQITTQGIFGLKFHPQLTSENDITASSQSGVSGTVQINTIGIAPNIAVVELPANVVDPSQQIATGCAGSQSNRFVATGRGGIPQNPNQQAISDRTWDDTRDLSAYQKTRDVVVQTPLSPELLVEATTWHRNTKGELELIAPPSLGGEQQLLTCADIVKQH; this comes from the coding sequence ATGAAAGCTGCCTCTGTTCGATTGAGTTGCGTCAAGAGAATAATAACAACTGGGGTGCTATTACCATTGGGGATAATGTTCCCCGACATTAGATATGTTAACGCTCAAGTCAGTTCTGATGGTACTCTCAACACCAGTGTTTCCCAAAGCGGCGATCGCTTCATTATCACTAACGGCAGTGCTACAGGCAGCAACCTGTTTCACAGCTTTCGTCAATTTTCCGTTCCCACAGGTGGTTCAGCCACCTTTGATTTAGCCAATACGCCCAACATTTCCACCATCTTCAGTCGCGTCACCTCTGGCAGTATTTCTCAGATTGACGGTTTAATTGAGACCATCAACGGCAATCGTCCCGTAAGTCTGTTTTTAATCAATCCCAGTGGAATTGTTTTTGGAGCAAATGCAAAACTCAATATTAGCGGCTCATTCATTGGTACAACGGCAACGAGCATTCAATTTGCTGATGGTGTGGAGTTGAAGGCAACTGAGGCGATGACACCCCCCATACTAACGGTAAGCGTACCCATAGGCTTGCAGTTTGGTCCAAACTCAGGTGCCATCTCCGTTCAAAATGCCAGCCCTTCCCTTTCGGAAAGTTCATCAGGCATAGGGGTGATGCCTGGAAAGACACTCGCTTTGCTGGGAAATGGCATTGATTTAGCGGGAGGCATTTTAAAAACCGTAGATGGCTCTATTGAACTTGGCAGCGTTCGCTCGGGACAAGTTAACCTTCAAGAAGCATCTGTTGGGTGGGCATTTGATTACTCCAACGTTGGGGAAGGACTGAGCGATCTCCACTTGAGTGAGCAAGCACAAGTCTCTGGGTTGGGATTTGGAAGTAGTGCAATTCAAATGCATGGCAGAAATATCAGCATTGTGGAAGGTTCGGCTGTGACCACTCAAAATCTCGGTTCTCGCTCATCAGATCGGATTGCGATTCATGCCACTGAGTTGTTCAGTCTTGAAGGCACAAACCCACAAGGAACTATACGCAGCCAAGTGGCAAGCAGCGCTCTTGGTTTGGGGAAGGGCGGAGATATTAGCGTTTTGACCAGACAACTCTTGCTACGAGGTGGAGCCCAAATCGCAACTCAAAGCGTTAGTTCGGGGCAGGGTGGGAATATCCTGGTGAGGGCTGTCGAGTTTATCTCAGCAAATGGACTTAACCCTGTCAATCCTTTAGAAAGTACATCAATTGCCACAACCTCAGCTGGTTCGGGAAAAGCAGGAAATGTCACTGTTTCAACCCAAAAACTCATGGTTGCTAACGGCGCTGGTATTGGGTCACTTACTAGCTCAACTGCCGATAGTGGCGATGTGCAGATTGATGCCTCAGACTCGATCGATGTTTCTGGAATTAATAACATTACATTTCTCCCTACCTTTGTAGCTTCATCAACAATAGGATATGGTAGTGCGGGTAATCTAAGCATTTCTACGGCACAACTCACAGTTAGAGATGGCGGCTTGGTTTCTTCTTTGACTAGCGCGATAGGAAATGCTGGCAATGTCAAGATTATCGCCTCAGACTTTATTGACGTAAACGGTGCATCACCAAATAATTTTGTCCACAGCAGCATTGGTTCTAGTGCAATACGCCTCGAATCTATCGATCCTGTCACCCGTGCAACTTATAACCTACCCGAAATTCCCAATGGAAATGCTGGAGGTGTAGTCCTGGTGACGCCACAACTGCGCGTTAAGGATGGATCTGAGGTGGGGGTCAGAAATGACGGTACGGGCAATGCAGGGAATTTCGAGATTTATGCAGATTCGATTGTCCTGAACAATCGAGGAGGGATTTCCGCCGCGACGCAATCTGGAACCGGCGGCAACCTACTTCTGAATGCTCGACAACTGTTGCTGATTGACGGGAATAGCAAAATTTCTGTGGAAGCAAAGGGAACTGGAGATGGTGGCAATATCGCGATAAACGCTCCGGTGGTTGTCGGTTTCAACAACAGCGATATTGTTGCTAATGCCATACAAGGTAGAGGCGGCAATATCCAAATTACCACACAAGGAATTTTTGGATTGAAGTTCCATCCCCAATTAACTTCTGAGAATGATATCACTGCGAGTTCCCAATCTGGGGTGAGCGGTACGGTTCAAATTAATACCATCGGCATTGCTCCAAATATTGCTGTTGTAGAATTGCCAGCAAACGTAGTCGATCCATCTCAGCAAATTGCCACAGGTTGTGCGGGTTCTCAAAGCAATCGCTTTGTGGCAACAGGACGCGGTGGCATACCGCAAAATCCCAATCAACAAGCAATAAGCGATCGCACCTGGGATGATACACGCGATTTGTCTGCTTACCAAAAAACTCGTGACGTTGTTGTCCAAACGCCCCTATCTCCAGAACTGCTTGTAGAAGCCACAACTTGGCATCGCAATACCAAAGGAGAGTTGGAGTTAATTGCACCGCCATCTCTCGGTGGCGAACAACAATTGCTAACCTGCGCTGATATTGTCAAACAACACTAG
- a CDS encoding CHAT domain-containing protein, which translates to MLFQMKRYRWLYISLSTLSLCLAVTIMPAKASLPVLTTSNFNAPSLISASFSQPSNLLEQGRNFYRLGRFAEALTAWQTAAQQYNIQGDRLNVALSLSYLSLAQQELNQWEAARQSIEQSLKLLQAATPPADAILWAQALNTQANLQLHVGKAEIALETWQQAQKFYEQAGDTMGSLGSQINQAQALQSLGFYRRSKQQLEAISQKLKAMPNSEIKVSGLRSLGLTLQTIGDLKSQEVLEESLEIARKIEAKPHLSSILLSLGKNAVDLQDPNAALDYFEQAEQVATNPGDRLQASLARFKLFLNHNKPELAAPLAPQLLQQFQTLPTSHSSLYAAINFVATLNGGESPSQILPLKDQAQLMAATVQSARQIQDARAEAYALHQWGQLYRQMQQWSEAKQLAQQSLNIARQLQAEDIIAQSAWQVGQLHKQQGERIQAISAYTEAVRALKALRGDLVAVNADVQFSFRKSVEPVYRELVGLLLDGQPSQAALVQARELIESLQLAELDNYFREACLDKVQQIDRVDPTATIVYPIILSDRLALILSNAGQPLRYYVIHKSQAEIEQTISKLLLFFNPVSDSQERKRLSQQVYDWLIKPLEVDRALQETKTLVFVLDGQLRNIPIAALYDGKQYLIEKYAVAISPGLQLMAARSLQFQNIKALVGGISQSRAGFSALPDVELELKHISKAVPSSVLLNQEFTSQALAARMRSSNADVVHLATHAQFSSRLENTYLVTWDGQINIKDLSELLKNQGSNSSKIIELLVLSACDTATGDDRAVLGIAGLAVKSGARSTIATLWPVKDKAAAMLMTRFYDRLKQPRISKAEALRQAQMDLIRQTDFFDPFFWSAFVLVGNWS; encoded by the coding sequence ATGCTTTTCCAAATGAAACGGTATCGTTGGCTATATATCAGTCTAAGCACTTTGAGCTTGTGTTTGGCAGTCACCATTATGCCTGCAAAAGCATCGTTACCAGTATTAACAACCTCTAACTTTAATGCGCCATCACTTATTTCCGCATCGTTTTCCCAGCCCAGTAACTTGCTAGAACAAGGAAGGAACTTCTACCGCTTGGGACGCTTTGCAGAAGCACTGACAGCTTGGCAAACAGCTGCACAGCAGTACAATATTCAAGGCGATCGCCTTAACGTTGCTCTCAGCTTGAGTTACCTCTCATTAGCACAACAAGAACTCAATCAGTGGGAAGCCGCCCGCCAATCTATTGAGCAAAGCCTAAAACTGTTGCAAGCAGCTACACCTCCTGCTGATGCAATTCTCTGGGCGCAAGCACTCAACACTCAAGCCAATTTGCAACTGCACGTTGGCAAAGCCGAAATTGCTCTTGAAACTTGGCAACAAGCTCAAAAATTTTACGAGCAAGCAGGCGATACGATGGGAAGCTTGGGGAGCCAGATCAATCAAGCACAAGCTTTACAAAGTTTAGGATTTTACCGTCGCTCCAAACAGCAATTAGAGGCGATCTCCCAAAAGCTTAAAGCGATGCCAAATTCTGAAATCAAAGTCAGTGGGTTGCGCTCCCTTGGCTTAACCCTGCAAACGATCGGCGATCTTAAAAGTCAAGAGGTTTTGGAGGAAAGTTTAGAGATTGCTCGCAAAATAGAAGCCAAACCCCACTTAAGTTCTATCCTTCTAAGCTTGGGAAAAAATGCTGTAGACTTGCAAGATCCTAACGCAGCACTGGATTATTTTGAACAGGCAGAACAAGTCGCTACCAACCCAGGCGATCGGTTGCAAGCAAGTTTAGCTCGTTTTAAACTTTTCCTCAACCACAATAAACCCGAGCTTGCAGCCCCACTTGCACCTCAACTGTTACAACAATTTCAGACACTTCCCACCAGTCACAGTTCTCTTTACGCTGCTATCAATTTTGTTGCTACCCTCAACGGGGGTGAAAGCCCTTCCCAAATTTTACCACTTAAAGACCAGGCGCAACTCATGGCGGCCACAGTTCAATCTGCACGCCAGATTCAAGATGCTCGCGCAGAAGCTTATGCACTGCATCAATGGGGTCAACTCTATCGTCAGATGCAGCAGTGGTCAGAAGCAAAGCAACTCGCTCAACAATCCCTCAATATTGCTCGTCAACTCCAAGCTGAAGATATCATTGCTCAATCAGCTTGGCAGGTAGGACAATTACACAAGCAACAAGGCGAACGAATTCAAGCAATTAGCGCCTATACCGAAGCGGTGAGAGCACTCAAAGCATTGCGGGGAGATTTGGTTGCTGTCAACGCTGATGTCCAGTTCTCTTTCCGCAAAAGTGTGGAGCCCGTATACCGAGAACTAGTTGGTTTACTCCTAGATGGACAACCGAGTCAAGCAGCACTAGTACAAGCCCGTGAATTGATTGAGTCTCTCCAACTTGCAGAACTTGATAACTACTTCAGGGAAGCGTGTTTAGATAAAGTCCAGCAAATTGACCGGGTTGACCCTACAGCCACAATCGTTTATCCCATTATCTTATCCGATCGGCTAGCACTGATTCTCTCAAATGCCGGACAACCACTTCGTTATTATGTCATTCACAAATCTCAAGCAGAAATTGAACAAACTATAAGTAAATTATTACTTTTTTTCAATCCAGTCTCAGATTCCCAAGAGCGGAAGCGGTTATCCCAACAAGTTTATGATTGGTTGATTAAACCGTTGGAAGTGGATCGAGCCCTTCAGGAGACGAAAACATTAGTGTTTGTTTTAGATGGTCAATTACGGAATATTCCAATAGCAGCTTTGTATGATGGCAAACAGTACCTCATTGAAAAGTATGCTGTTGCAATCTCGCCAGGATTGCAATTGATGGCGGCGCGATCGCTCCAGTTTCAAAACATCAAAGCCCTCGTAGGCGGTATCAGCCAATCTCGCGCTGGTTTTAGTGCTTTACCTGATGTGGAATTGGAACTCAAACATATTTCAAAGGCTGTACCATCTTCCGTTTTGTTGAATCAAGAGTTTACCAGCCAAGCTCTTGCCGCTCGGATGAGATCTAGTAACGCTGATGTTGTCCACTTAGCAACTCATGCACAGTTTAGCTCTCGCCTTGAAAATACATACTTAGTGACTTGGGATGGACAAATCAATATTAAAGATCTGTCAGAACTTTTAAAAAATCAGGGTAGCAATTCATCGAAAATTATTGAGTTATTAGTGTTAAGCGCTTGTGATACAGCAACAGGAGACGATCGCGCCGTCCTTGGAATTGCGGGTTTGGCTGTCAAATCTGGTGCCCGCTCAACCATTGCAACCCTATGGCCTGTCAAAGATAAAGCAGCTGCCATGCTCATGACTCGCTTCTACGATCGACTCAAACAACCCAGAATCTCCAAAGCTGAGGCATTACGCCAAGCACAAATGGATTTAATTCGCCAAACTGATTTCTTCGATCCGTTCTTTTGGTCTGCTTTCGTTTTAGTTGGCAATTGGTCTTAA
- a CDS encoding DUF928 domain-containing protein, translated as MKSWYLISVLSIIALIASNAWTSARAITFTPPPNNGAPRQATGGASRGNLFTPVSGNGAPRQATGGASRGNLFTPVSGNGAPKQATGGASRGNLFTPVSGNGAPKQATGGASRVGNSNVNPLIEAETPAALIALLPQTFYGTTVSERPTILVYLPPSNAEEAVFSLKDEAGNTQYQMTIPVAGKIGVIAVKLPVHAPALAVGKNYQWFLALKVDGQLSPSTPYVDGWIQRIQPNVELATAMQQKDAFKQAAAFGKNGVWYDCIATLATLHTAQPANGTLAKQWAELLSSVSLKEIATVPVIID; from the coding sequence GTGAAATCTTGGTATTTGATTAGTGTATTAAGCATTATTGCTCTAATCGCTAGCAATGCATGGACGAGCGCCCGTGCTATCACATTTACACCACCCCCTAACAATGGCGCTCCCAGACAAGCAACAGGAGGGGCTTCTCGTGGCAATCTCTTTACTCCCGTGTCTGGAAATGGCGCTCCCAGACAAGCAACGGGAGGGGCTTCTCGTGGCAATCTCTTTACTCCCGTGTCTGGAAATGGGGCTCCCAAACAAGCAACGGGAGGGGCTTCTCGTGGCAATCTCTTTACTCCCGTGTCTGGAAATGGGGCTCCCAAACAAGCAACGGGAGGGGCTTCTCGTGTTGGAAATTCTAACGTAAATCCTTTGATAGAGGCAGAAACCCCAGCAGCACTCATCGCTCTGTTACCCCAAACTTTTTATGGCACAACGGTGTCCGAACGCCCTACAATTTTGGTTTATTTGCCTCCTTCTAATGCAGAAGAAGCTGTATTCAGCCTGAAAGATGAAGCTGGCAATACGCAGTATCAGATGACTATTCCAGTGGCTGGAAAAATTGGAGTCATTGCTGTTAAATTGCCAGTTCACGCACCTGCTTTAGCCGTTGGAAAAAATTACCAATGGTTCTTGGCACTTAAAGTGGATGGACAACTCAGCCCAAGTACACCTTATGTCGATGGTTGGATACAACGTATTCAACCTAACGTTGAGTTAGCAACTGCAATGCAACAAAAAGATGCTTTCAAGCAGGCTGCTGCTTTTGGGAAAAACGGTGTTTGGTATGACTGTATAGCAACACTTGCTACTCTACACACTGCCCAACCTGCGAATGGAACCCTTGCCAAGCAATGGGCAGAACTTCTTTCCTCGGTTAGCTTAAAGGAAATTGCGACAGTTCCCGTTATTATTGACTAA
- a CDS encoding CHASE2 domain-containing protein, translating to MWRKFQAFIQRTRSILIITPSVTLTVLVGQSLGLFNLPEWKLRDEWVRLRQVMPIQETIANEIVVVTIDERDIQSVGKWPIPDWALAQLLAKIRAQQPRAIGLDLYRDLPEGKGYEQLVQIFRTTPNLFGVEKITGERVNPPPELKKRDRVGFADLVLDGDRQVRRALLTAKDAKEQDTLKAGLATRVALQYLEAEGIALESIDPQQQKFRLGKAVYSPLKNQEAGYPEIELGGYQILLNWYGSETAFHTVTLRDVLAGKLPANLIRDRMVFIGSVAASTNDFFSTPFSSSFISAQKPTPGVVVHANIAYQLVQGAKVGNTNLHGVSGIFLPLWIVFWSTVGSTGSWYLASVRTGRRIPGGKILWATVLICVAYMASACGIFLNGVLIPVSPVLAAFISSVIATTNAYKQRKLEETNRQLEIANNQLSDYSKTLEIKVEERTHELFEAKLAADAANQAKSEFLANMSHELRTPLNGILGYAQLLERSPNLTDKSREGISIIHQCGSHLLMLINDILDLSKIEARKLELVTTNVHLLTFLHSVTEICSIRAKQKGIAFNVFISDRLPSAIQTDEKRLRQVLINLLGNAVKFTDTGSVTFKVNAIAHQCQQLTGDTGQITHQTIRFQIEDTGIGMSPKQLEKIFLPFEQVGDSGKRAEGTGLGLTISQRIVALMGSQIQVQSRLGEGSVFWLDLTVPLSHDWDARVAPLNRQIIGIQNSEPQILIIDDDDKHRSMLMGVLQEIGCRTLEATDGKQGLQMVAKYKPDAILLDLAMPHMDGFEFMVHLQANPQTHDIPIIVSSANVFEENRQQSLQAGALAFLPKPLQIDELFNMLQSVLGVEWIYAQSTPQQLFPKRQEIPESEWVLPSQDVLQQLYHLAMMGDIPAIEGILEALAPSDPGLASFVAELSQLTANFQTKQIRTFLKNCITKETNK from the coding sequence ATGTGGCGCAAATTTCAAGCTTTTATCCAACGAACTCGCAGTATTTTGATTATTACTCCCAGTGTTACCCTAACAGTTCTGGTTGGGCAATCGCTGGGATTGTTCAATTTGCCTGAGTGGAAACTTCGGGATGAATGGGTTCGCCTACGCCAGGTGATGCCAATACAAGAGACAATAGCTAATGAAATTGTTGTTGTTACCATTGATGAACGTGATATCCAATCGGTGGGTAAATGGCCAATTCCAGATTGGGCACTGGCACAATTACTTGCAAAAATTCGGGCGCAACAACCCAGAGCTATTGGCTTGGATCTCTATCGGGATCTGCCAGAAGGAAAAGGGTACGAGCAACTGGTACAAATTTTCCGCACCACTCCTAACTTGTTTGGGGTCGAGAAAATTACTGGTGAACGAGTCAACCCTCCTCCAGAACTGAAAAAGCGCGATCGAGTCGGATTTGCAGATTTAGTTCTGGATGGAGATCGTCAGGTACGTCGTGCTCTCCTGACAGCAAAAGATGCAAAAGAGCAAGATACTCTTAAAGCAGGACTGGCAACTCGTGTGGCGCTACAGTATCTTGAAGCCGAAGGAATTGCATTAGAAAGCATTGACCCCCAGCAGCAAAAGTTTCGATTGGGTAAAGCGGTTTACTCACCACTTAAGAATCAAGAAGCCGGTTATCCAGAGATTGAGTTAGGCGGCTATCAAATTCTACTCAACTGGTACGGTTCGGAAACAGCTTTTCACACAGTGACTCTACGCGATGTATTAGCAGGGAAACTTCCAGCAAATTTAATACGCGATCGTATGGTATTTATTGGTTCAGTCGCTGCGAGTACCAATGATTTCTTCAGCACGCCCTTTAGTTCTTCCTTCATATCTGCCCAAAAACCTACACCCGGTGTTGTTGTTCACGCCAATATTGCTTACCAGCTAGTGCAAGGGGCAAAAGTAGGAAACACAAATCTCCATGGGGTTTCTGGCATTTTTCTACCGCTCTGGATTGTGTTTTGGTCTACCGTCGGTTCTACAGGGAGTTGGTACTTAGCTAGCGTGCGTACCGGTCGGCGAATTCCAGGTGGCAAAATTCTTTGGGCTACTGTACTCATTTGTGTGGCATATATGGCAAGTGCCTGCGGTATATTTTTGAATGGAGTGTTGATTCCAGTATCACCTGTTTTAGCTGCATTTATCAGCAGTGTAATCGCAACAACAAATGCTTATAAACAAAGGAAACTAGAAGAAACAAATCGCCAACTAGAAATTGCTAACAATCAACTATCAGATTATTCCAAAACCTTAGAGATCAAAGTCGAAGAGCGAACTCACGAACTGTTTGAGGCAAAGCTAGCTGCTGATGCTGCTAACCAAGCAAAAAGTGAGTTCCTAGCAAATATGAGCCACGAACTTCGCACACCGCTGAATGGCATCCTTGGATATGCACAACTGTTAGAGCGATCGCCAAATCTCACAGACAAAAGTCGGGAAGGAATCAGCATTATCCACCAGTGTGGCTCGCACCTGTTGATGCTGATCAACGATATTCTCGATCTCTCGAAAATAGAAGCTCGCAAACTAGAATTGGTGACAACAAACGTACATTTACTGACCTTTCTGCATAGTGTGACCGAGATTTGCAGTATCCGAGCCAAACAGAAAGGAATTGCGTTTAACGTTTTCATTAGCGATCGCCTACCATCTGCCATTCAAACAGATGAAAAGCGATTGCGGCAAGTGTTAATTAATTTACTAGGCAATGCTGTCAAATTCACAGATACTGGTAGCGTTACATTTAAAGTAAATGCGATCGCTCACCAGTGTCAACAATTGACAGGTGACACCGGACAAATAACACATCAAACAATTCGCTTCCAAATTGAAGATACGGGTATCGGGATGTCGCCAAAACAACTGGAGAAAATCTTCTTGCCTTTTGAACAAGTAGGCGACAGTGGCAAGCGAGCTGAGGGGACTGGTTTGGGATTGACTATCAGTCAAAGAATTGTGGCATTGATGGGAAGCCAAATTCAAGTACAAAGTCGTCTGGGTGAGGGGAGCGTGTTTTGGCTGGATTTAACAGTACCGCTTTCCCATGATTGGGATGCAAGAGTTGCGCCACTCAATCGGCAAATTATTGGAATTCAGAATAGTGAACCTCAGATTCTGATTATTGATGATGATGACAAGCACCGTTCCATGTTGATGGGTGTGTTGCAAGAAATTGGCTGTCGAACCTTGGAAGCAACTGATGGCAAACAAGGACTCCAGATGGTTGCCAAATACAAACCTGATGCGATTTTGCTTGATTTAGCCATGCCTCATATGGATGGTTTTGAGTTTATGGTTCATTTGCAAGCAAATCCGCAAACCCATGACATTCCTATTATCGTCTCCAGTGCTAACGTATTTGAGGAAAATCGTCAGCAGAGTTTACAAGCAGGGGCGCTCGCTTTTCTACCCAAACCCCTACAGATCGACGAACTGTTTAATATGCTGCAATCGGTGCTGGGAGTGGAGTGGATTTATGCTCAATCCACACCTCAGCAGTTATTTCCCAAACGTCAGGAAATTCCTGAGAGTGAGTGGGTTCTTCCATCCCAAGATGTTTTGCAACAACTTTATCACTTAGCAATGATGGGAGATATTCCAGCCATTGAGGGCATACTAGAAGCGTTAGCCCCTTCCGATCCAGGATTAGCATCCTTTGTGGCTGAATTGAGTCAACTGACTGCTAATTTCCAAACTAAACAAATACGTACATTTTTAAAAAACTGTATAACTAAGGAGACAAATAAATGA
- a CDS encoding hybrid sensor histidine kinase/response regulator: MADSYLKSIRILLVDDNPNNIKVLSEAIHAYGWKALMATDGESAIEQTEYAQPDLILLDVMMPGIDGFETCRRLKANPDTQNIPIVFMTALSDSTDKVKGLEIGAVDYITKPFQQEEVIARLKLHLKISHLTRTLEQRVQERTGQLTKSLQQLQQTQLQLIQSEKMSTLGQLVAGIGHEINNPIGFIGGNFCHIEEYINDLLRLLRLQQQKLPPSPDIEELIEEIDLEYLTEDLPKLLASMHQGIDRLKDISLSLRTFARADISSKVEFQIHEGIDSTLMLLKHRLKGNGDCPTIEIVKQYGDLPAITCYPGQLNQVFMNIIANAIDAFDDLERSNSSQEMAAFPNTITLATSVDSEQGTVTICIQDNGPGIVPEIQARIFEPSFTTKPVGKGTGLGLAISHQIIVDKHNGQISCSSVPGTGTKFTITLPIASDC, encoded by the coding sequence ATGGCTGATTCTTACTTAAAGTCAATACGTATTTTGTTAGTGGATGACAATCCAAATAATATTAAGGTACTTTCAGAAGCAATACACGCATATGGCTGGAAAGCTCTGATGGCAACAGACGGAGAGTCAGCGATCGAACAAACAGAATACGCTCAACCCGATCTCATTCTCCTAGATGTTATGATGCCCGGTATCGATGGATTTGAGACTTGTCGCAGATTGAAAGCCAATCCTGACACTCAGAATATCCCAATTGTGTTTATGACTGCTCTGTCAGATTCTACGGACAAAGTGAAAGGATTGGAAATTGGTGCAGTTGATTACATTACCAAACCCTTTCAGCAAGAAGAAGTCATTGCTCGATTAAAGTTACATCTTAAAATCTCTCATCTCACCCGTACTCTAGAACAAAGGGTACAAGAACGCACGGGACAATTAACCAAATCATTACAACAATTACAACAAACTCAACTACAACTGATCCAAAGTGAGAAAATGTCCACTCTAGGACAACTTGTTGCAGGTATTGGTCATGAGATTAATAACCCTATTGGTTTTATTGGAGGAAATTTCTGCCACATTGAGGAATATATAAACGATCTTCTGCGTTTATTGAGGCTCCAACAACAAAAGCTACCACCATCTCCAGATATTGAAGAGCTTATTGAAGAAATTGATTTAGAGTATTTAACTGAAGATTTACCAAAACTGCTAGCATCAATGCACCAAGGAATTGACCGTCTTAAGGACATTAGTCTCTCTCTTAGAACTTTTGCTCGTGCCGATATATCCTCTAAAGTTGAGTTTCAAATTCATGAAGGTATTGATAGCACTTTGATGCTTTTAAAACATAGATTAAAAGGTAACGGAGATTGCCCTACAATCGAAATTGTTAAACAGTATGGTGATTTACCAGCAATTACTTGCTATCCCGGACAACTGAACCAAGTTTTTATGAACATCATCGCTAATGCCATTGATGCATTTGATGACCTCGAACGCAGCAATTCTTCTCAAGAGATGGCTGCTTTTCCAAACACAATTACGCTCGCTACATCGGTTGATTCCGAGCAAGGAACTGTCACAATTTGCATCCAAGATAATGGTCCTGGTATAGTTCCTGAAATACAAGCTCGAATTTTTGAACCATCTTTTACAACCAAGCCTGTAGGTAAAGGGACTGGACTGGGATTAGCTATCAGCCACCAAATTATTGTTGACAAACATAACGGACAAATCAGCTGCTCATCAGTCCCCGGTACAGGTACGAAATTTACAATTACTCTTCCAATTGCGAGTGATTGTTAA
- a CDS encoding DUF3891 family protein produces the protein MIANLHEKGWEVIYHRAHALLAAQIAGHWHPTKRPVRWLETIAAISHHDDLEKEWEGNHLTEAGAPLDFTLAKKTDINKLRQLTHNARYRGRWVAMMISMHMSFLNEGKRGESPELDKFLDEQLQHQEQWRQELNISKDDAAEAYEFFQWCDRLSLILCNRMLPVGERALEIATLPDGNRYDVIERSDGVTVKPWPFLEDKFTVNVEATYLEKLKFDSNEELSEALQTSPIKTLEWKFVR, from the coding sequence ATGATTGCTAATTTACACGAAAAAGGTTGGGAAGTGATTTACCATCGCGCCCATGCTTTGCTTGCTGCTCAGATTGCCGGACACTGGCATCCTACAAAACGTCCTGTACGTTGGCTGGAGACAATTGCTGCTATTTCCCATCACGACGATTTGGAAAAGGAATGGGAAGGCAATCACCTGACAGAAGCGGGCGCACCTTTAGACTTTACTCTTGCTAAAAAAACTGATATAAACAAGTTGCGACAACTCACGCACAACGCTCGATATCGGGGACGGTGGGTGGCAATGATGATTTCCATGCACATGAGCTTTCTGAATGAAGGTAAGCGTGGAGAGTCACCAGAGTTGGATAAGTTTTTGGACGAGCAACTCCAACATCAGGAACAGTGGCGACAGGAGTTGAATATTTCAAAAGACGACGCAGCAGAAGCTTACGAGTTTTTTCAGTGGTGCGATCGCCTGTCCCTTATCTTGTGCAATCGGATGTTACCTGTGGGCGAACGTGCTTTAGAAATTGCTACTCTGCCAGATGGCAATCGTTATGATGTGATAGAACGCAGTGATGGGGTAACAGTCAAACCTTGGCCTTTTTTAGAAGACAAGTTTACTGTAAATGTAGAGGCTACTTATCTGGAAAAATTAAAATTTGACAGTAATGAAGAACTTTCAGAAGCACTACAGACTTCACCCATTAAAACCTTAGAGTGGAAGTTTGTTCGATAG